The sequence CACATCCAGACCAGCGTATCGGCTAGCGTCGCTTCAAAGACGCGGCCGTCGCAATGACGGCTCGCTTTGCTGTAGACGAATCGATAGTCGTAGCCCTTCGCCTTCAAGGCCGCAGCGGTGCGCTGGTTGGCCATCACCCAGTTGTGATAGGTCTCTTCAGGATCGCGTGCACGATTGTCGTTTTCGGCGACGTGGGTAAAGATTCGCAGCGGCTTCTTCTCGCTGGTTTCGATCAGCTTTCTGCCCGAGTGATACTCCCACGCCCCCAGCGGGTACTCCGCTTCTTCCGCCGCGTCATCATCTTGTTGATCGACGAACGTGCCGGAATAGGTAATCAGACGGCGAAACAGATCAGGCCGAAACCAACCTGCCGTCAGCGCCGCAGCCCCGCCAGAGCTGCAGCCCATGATCGCTTTGCCCCACGGATTGTCAGTGAACGCCAGATTCGGATAAGCGGCTTTGATTTGCGGATCGGCCAGAACCGCCGGTAGCACTTCATCGTTGATAAACCGGGCGAACCGGTCCGACATGGTGTCGTACTCCAGGCCGCGTTGGCTCCCCTTGCTATCGTTACCGCCGTTTTCTACCGCGATCACGATGAACGGGGGCAAGCGTCGATCGGGATCGGTCGAAATCGTCAGGTTGTCGAGCGCATTGCGAACCAAGTTCAAACGGCTCGGCCCATCCAGGGTGACCAAGATCGGCGCCTTGGTTCCCTCTTTGTAGGCGGCGGGAATGTAGACCCAGATGCGGCGTTTTTCCCGGACCGGCTTTTTCGGATCGAGCGTCTTATCGTCTCCGCGAAAAATCTTGCTATCGGCGAGCGGCATCGAGAACTCAAACAGCTTCCCTTTCGGGTTGCCCTGGTCGGTCAAATCGGGGTCGATCTGGTAGTCGGGGCCGACGACGAAATCGCCGTTCCCGGCTGAGCCTGGATTCTCTTGATAGGGTTGCTCCGCCGTCACGGCGGAGCCCAGCAGCGACAAGAAGGCGAGCGAGAAGCAAGATAGGACAATGACGCGCAGCGAGCGTGTTTTGGGCATCGGGGACTCTGGCAAGCAGGTGCACGGGGAGGTTGGGGGACGCTCCATTCTAGCATGGCGAGACGCGGGACTCTGCGAACAAATAAAACTAAGGAATTGACCTAAGTGTTGGCGGTCGGTACTAATAGAGTAACGCAAGAAAGTGTCCAAACCCGCGATCGATCCAATCAGGAAGATGCCTGCGATGGTGAAGAAAACGGCGGCGATCGACAACATTTTTCGGGCCTTGGCCGATCCAACGCGTCGCCAAGTGCTAGAGCGGCTGGGGCGCGGCCCGGCTTCGGTCAGTGAGTTGGCCGAGCCATTTTCGATGGCGCTGCCCTCGTTCGTGCAGCACCTGGCGGTGCTAGAGGAATGCGCCCTGGTTCGCTCGAAGAAGCAGGGACGCGTGCGCACCTTTGAGCTTGTTCCGCAGACCCTGCAGACGGCCGAAGATTGGTTAGGGCGACAGCGGCAGCTTTGGCAGCGGCGGTTGGATCAGTTGGATGATTACTTACAAAGCCTGAAGGACAAGCAATCATGAGTCGTGCGTATACCTTGCAGCCCGATCCGCACCTGGACCTGGTTCTAGAGCGAGTCGTTGACGTTCCGCGCGAGCTAGTCTGGACGGCCTGGACGACGCCGGAGCATATTTGCCAATGGTTTTGCCCGCGTCCTTGGACGGTGAGCGATTGCGTGATCGACCTGCGCCCGGGAGGCGTTTTCAGCACGACAATGTGCTCGCCGGAAGGGGAGCAATTTCCGAATGTTGGTTGCTACCTCGAAGTGATCCCCGGCGAACGTCTGATCTGGACCGATATGTTGCTGCCGGGCTTTCGCCCTGCGGATCAAGGTTTCATGACGGGTATCCTGACGCTAGAGTCGACGCCCGAAGGAACCAAATACACCGCCACCGCGCTGCACCGCGACGTCGACGCACGGAAACAGCACGAAGAGATGGGATTCCACGCCGGTTGGAATGCGGCGCTCGATCAACTAGTTGAGCTGGTGAAAAGCTTCTAGACGCGACTCGCGACTAGTTCTTTCCAAGGATCTCTTGCAGCGCCGGAACATAGGCGTCGGCGTATCGCACCATGCCCAGGTCGCTCGGATGCGAGCCATCGGTCGCCGCTTCGCCGTCGTCTCCCAGCAGATCTTCGCCGGGCAGGTAGTAGAGGTTTTTGACCCCGGCGGCCTGCAGGTTTTCGTAGGCCAGTTTGAATGCGGCGCGGCTCGTTTCGTGCCGATCGCGGTGCGCTTTCTTGAAAGGCGAGGAGGTGTTGGATCGGTCCTCGACCAACAGAATGGGCGTATCCGGATGCGACTTGCGTAGCTGCATCACTAGCGGTTCGGTCTTCTCGGCGATCGTCTCATGGCCGACGTTCGGCAGGCAGTCGATCACGAAGACGGCCGGGTCCAGTTCGGTCAGAAATTCTCCCACTTCGGCTTCCAGACGGCCGTTGCCGGAAAAGCCAAGATTGATCACCGGGCAATTCATCCGTCGACCAACGATGCCGCTGATCGACATCCCGGGGCGCGAAGCACAGGCGCCATGCATGATCGACGTGCCGTAGAAGACGATCGGCTTTTCGTCACGCGGCGCGACGGCAGTGAATTTGCTTCCTTCCGGCACGCCGATTTCCAGCTGGTCGACGCCGTTGTAGAGTGGAAGGTACAGCGTGTAGAGTCGCGGCTCGCCGTTGGGACGAGGATCGATTCCGCTGACCAACTCTGCGTTGACCTGTTGCGCACCAGGCCGCGATACGGCCAGCCAACGATCGTGGCCCGCTTCGTCGCGAGCATACAAATCGACGCCGCTCACCCCGGTCGCAGGCATATGCGGCATGTCGAGTCGGTTGCTCATTAGTTTGTAACGAACGTGAATTGTCGTGGCGTCGGTCGTGAAACGGGTCAGCATTCCGGCCGAGTGGCGACTGAGGCTCCAGACGGCGCCGCGAACCTTCTCTTCGGCCCGACTTGGTAAACGATCGTAGTAGCGAACGACGTCGTCCCACCCTTTCCCTTCGACGCCCCAGTCTTGCACGTCATACCAGGCGACGCCATCTTCGACCTGCGGCTGGGGCGCTTCGGCCCAGGCGGATGAAGCGAATGCGGACAACGTGGCGAGAGTGACGAACAGAAACAGCTGGCGGCGTGTGGCAGGTTCAGGCATGGTAGTAGCTCTTGCGGTGTGTTGGGAGAAGCGGAAAGGAAGGCTGTTAGGTAGGATGGTCGCAGGGCTCTATTATGAACGATTCTCGCCCCGTTTCCAACTAAAGAATCGACCCGCGGCCAATTGGACCAAACGACTCGATGAACCTGACCGAAGAGGGAACCATTCTGCAAGTGCGGGCGCCGGGGATCAATTTTTACGTCTTGCGCGACGGTGAAACGCTTTATCTGATTGACGCCGGGTTCATCGGCGGACCGCGGTTGCTGCATCGGGCGCTGGCGCGGCGGCGTTGGAATCGATTCCCGGTTGGCGGCATCCTGATCACGCATGGACATCTCGACCACATTTTGAACGTGCAGCAAATTGCCAAGCGGTATGGAGCATGGATCGTCGCGCCGCGACTTGATGCCGAGCAATATCGCGGCAAGTCGAACTACCCTGGCAAGGCCCGCGTCGCCATGTGGCTGGAGAGAGTTGGGCGCCCGATCCTAGGGTTTCGTCCCTTTAGGCCAGACCGATTATTGGATGACGGCGATCAGATCAACGTTTGGCAAGGTCTCCAAGCGGTCCATTTGCCGGGGCATACCGCAGGGCATATGGGCTATTATTCGCCAGCGCGACGACTGCTGTTCAGCGGCGATCTCTTCGTCAGTTATGGATAT is a genomic window of Blastopirellula retiformator containing:
- a CDS encoding alpha/beta hydrolase, with product MPKTRSLRVIVLSCFSLAFLSLLGSAVTAEQPYQENPGSAGNGDFVVGPDYQIDPDLTDQGNPKGKLFEFSMPLADSKIFRGDDKTLDPKKPVREKRRIWVYIPAAYKEGTKAPILVTLDGPSRLNLVRNALDNLTISTDPDRRLPPFIVIAVENGGNDSKGSQRGLEYDTMSDRFARFINDEVLPAVLADPQIKAAYPNLAFTDNPWGKAIMGCSSGGAAALTAGWFRPDLFRRLITYSGTFVDQQDDDAAEEAEYPLGAWEYHSGRKLIETSEKKPLRIFTHVAENDNRARDPEETYHNWVMANQRTAAALKAKGYDYRFVYSKASRHCDGRVFEATLADTLVWMWRGYHAE
- a CDS encoding ArsR/SmtB family transcription factor — its product is MVKKTAAIDNIFRALADPTRRQVLERLGRGPASVSELAEPFSMALPSFVQHLAVLEECALVRSKKQGRVRTFELVPQTLQTAEDWLGRQRQLWQRRLDQLDDYLQSLKDKQS
- a CDS encoding SRPBCC family protein; this translates as MSRAYTLQPDPHLDLVLERVVDVPRELVWTAWTTPEHICQWFCPRPWTVSDCVIDLRPGGVFSTTMCSPEGEQFPNVGCYLEVIPGERLIWTDMLLPGFRPADQGFMTGILTLESTPEGTKYTATALHRDVDARKQHEEMGFHAGWNAALDQLVELVKSF
- a CDS encoding SGNH/GDSL hydrolase family protein, which translates into the protein MPEPATRRQLFLFVTLATLSAFASSAWAEAPQPQVEDGVAWYDVQDWGVEGKGWDDVVRYYDRLPSRAEEKVRGAVWSLSRHSAGMLTRFTTDATTIHVRYKLMSNRLDMPHMPATGVSGVDLYARDEAGHDRWLAVSRPGAQQVNAELVSGIDPRPNGEPRLYTLYLPLYNGVDQLEIGVPEGSKFTAVAPRDEKPIVFYGTSIMHGACASRPGMSISGIVGRRMNCPVINLGFSGNGRLEAEVGEFLTELDPAVFVIDCLPNVGHETIAEKTEPLVMQLRKSHPDTPILLVEDRSNTSSPFKKAHRDRHETSRAAFKLAYENLQAAGVKNLYYLPGEDLLGDDGEAATDGSHPSDLGMVRYADAYVPALQEILGKN
- a CDS encoding MBL fold metallo-hydrolase, with product MNLTEEGTILQVRAPGINFYVLRDGETLYLIDAGFIGGPRLLHRALARRRWNRFPVGGILITHGHLDHILNVQQIAKRYGAWIVAPRLDAEQYRGKSNYPGKARVAMWLERVGRPILGFRPFRPDRLLDDGDQINVWQGLQAVHLPGHTAGHMGYYSPARRLLFSGDLFVSYGYRASLPPDIFNTAPEQIPASVDAALAFDLEGIFPNHCDVSPPDVHLQRLRKLANRLANKPAVD